A segment of the Chaetodon trifascialis isolate fChaTrf1 chromosome 2, fChaTrf1.hap1, whole genome shotgun sequence genome:
AAGTGACATAAAGCGTCACATAAACCCATGAGGTCCATCCTCTGGTGACCATGAGTGTCCACACTGAACCTCAGGGAAGTCTCGTGCAGTGTTGGCGTCATGAGAGAAAAGCTCATTCGGGTACGTTTGATTAACTGTCCTTTCGGTGTTGAGACACGTCATGAGGACAGACTCATTAGTTTCATGGACTGAAATGCTGGGGAGGATCTGGACCTGATGGAGACACCAAAGGTCAGGGGTCAGTTTCTCTCCGTCAGAGAGAGTGAAGGTACCGAGAGGTGGAGGCTCCAGGCGTCCGAACAGCTCCCTCCAGCTGGCGTCCATGAACAGGTTGTTGAATTTGCTGTCCAGGGCAGCCAGGAACTTGGCCAGCGGGTGGGGCCCTGGTGAGGTGATAAACACATGGATCATGGTGGGAGGGTTCATGGCAGGATGGTTTATATGTCAGGAGATAATGAGTCCATGCATACCAacagggaggatgaggaagcgGACGTAGTTCAGCCAATCAGGCGTCTTGCTGGCCAACTGCTctacaaagcagcagaggatggTGCTGAGGTAGCTCTGATCTCCACCCACTGCCACCTTCACAGTGGGCGGGGTCTGGGAGTTACAGTTACAGCTAGAAAACACATTCAGGTCACACGTCAAACATTTTCTTAAACTCTGACGTGAACTGATGAGCTTATAACTGCTGCTACAGGCTGCAGGTGTTCATCATACTGATGAGTCAAAGTATTGATCAGATGATTCTTACAATCTCTGGATCCGGCTGATGATGGCACTGAAGGCGGCCTGAACATCAGCTGTTGAGACGGTGCAGACGATTGGCTGATCGAAGAGGAGCTCTGACAGATActgaagacaaagaaatgtCTTCCTGTCATCAGAGATTAACATGAGCCATATTTCTTCAATAACTGCTGAAAGtaacaggcctttatttgaagcAGGCTTGTAGCAGAGGCAGGTCTTTATTTCTAAGTCCCTCTGTCTGATAATCGATCATGTTTTTGTATGAAGCCTGTGCAGTGTAGCAGTGTAGCATCTGCTCCTGTTGCCTGTTGAAGTTACTGTGTTACATACAATTCCTGTATCGTGTCAGAGGACAGAGAGTCTTCATTTCCagcaggcttttattgtgaaacatttaTGTTGTGGAAGTCACTGACTGGTTCCAAAAGGCACTTGAAATGTagctgctgccatcttgtggtcTTTATACTATACTGCAAAATACAGTTTGACTGAGACATTAATACACACAAAGTTCAGGTGAGTAATCCAGAACAAGGTGTTGAAAAAAGCATCATTATATTGTTGAATCTGTtgaatttaaatgtatttgttttatgaTCAGCTGTTCATACGAGACCCAGTTTCTACTATGCTCATTGTCTTTCCTCTTGAATGCATTTAATAATAAAACTTGACACCTGATCAACAGGCTGTAGGACATGTGTCCTTGTCTCATTAATAGTGGATtgtcctcatgaaaaaaaactgtcagcaaaataaaatcaaaattgtaaagaaagagaaaggaggagcagaaagaggagagacagacagagagacagacagatggacagacctGTCCCTGCCAGTCTGCGGTGTTGATCAGGATGATGGAATCAGGGATCAGATCATCAGAGAACAGGATGTGGTTCAGCTGATCCAGGACTGACTTCCTGGCAACCTAAAAACAGACATCAGCAGAGACGATGGAtgactgtcctctgtctgtcctcacagTCATTACTGATTGCAGCCTGTCTTTCAAACACCAAAGACTGAGGTCTGTCTCCACGACAACATGGCCCTCCAATACAAAAACTGTTTGTCTAAAAACATCCTCACAAAGACGCTACTGGACAAAAGGTCCAACTGACCAAGCATTGTccacacagtgtttctgtgtgttacAGTGATAATAAGAAGTCTGTGTTCATGTGACGctgctgaggtcaaaggtcaaaggtcaaagggagaagctgcaggtctgtctgtctgtttgtctgtctgtctgacctgtggAGGAGGGATCCTGTAGTCAGACGACGTCTCACTGTCAACGCTGCTGgttctgtctgtccctctagagttctgtctgtccttcataGAGATGCTCCAAGGATGGCGAGacagctgacttcctgtcttactgcagagagagcagacagacagctgacttCATGCTGTCGTTACTCTGAGATCATCAATGAAAAGACTTCAGATCTGAAGCTTGTTAATACTGAGACGAAGATTCTGTACTTTAGAGTGtgcgtatgagtgtgtgtgtgtgtaccttggtGACATGTGTGTTTGGGACTCCGTTTTACTCAGTTTGGCAGCTGGACCTGTATCTGTTCCCATGGCAACGTCATCCTCAAATTCctgtggagagaagaggaataatttgagtgtgtgtgtgtgtgtgtgtgtgtgtgtgtgtgtgtgtgtgtgtgtgtgtgtgggtctctGGTCCAGACTCACTCCGGGGCCGCTCACCTCCCCTCTGGACTCCTCTGGGAGTTGAGGTCTCTGAGCAGGAGGAGACTGCAGCTCGGCCGCCTGGAGACAACAATAGAGGACAGTTACTCAGTCtgacctgcaggtggcagcagagggaAGCTGATACTGCTGCCTAAATCAAAGGGTTGAGCTTATGTACGGTGGCCTGTTTGGACGTCTCACATTCAGGTCGTCAGGGTCAGCTTAACAGAGCAAAGCTCCATTCAGACAGGTGAAGGAAGACACGGACATTCAGCAGGACAGACTCTAAAGACAAAGACTAAAGCCTCCTCAGGGGGGCGCcagagagctgaagaggaggcaaAGACTCTGCCGGAGGGAGTCAAaaatctctgtcctcctcagcgtCTGGGATTTAAAGGACAGGAGGACCAGTGAGCCCACAGAATGACAGGAAGGAACTGTCCCTGTGGTTACGAGCTTTGGACGGGACAAAACCACTGAAGACAGCAGGACATTTAAAAGTCTGGACACCTCCCCTGCACACAGAAATCCAGTCCCAACGAGGCTTTAGTGATACTttgtcagcctcagctgtgatatgagctacatgctaacattagcagtgATAATAACCAGAATATGTAAATTACAGTGTGGACAtgtcttttgtctgtcctcGCTGATTTGTACTCACGACTGCAGCTTGTTCTTTCTGTCGGCTCTTCTGACTGTTCAGACTCCCGATCTCAGTCTGAGAGCTCGACTGAGACACGCCCTCGAAGAAAGGCCTgttggacagagacagcagcacagtcagcAACAACGACACGTCTGCAGggacacagcagacatgaaacacagcagccaacatttctgctgctgacaaCCTGGAACATCTTCAGAGCGCTGACATGAAGTGAGAGAGCTGGATAGCCCGTCATGGAGGACGCTAACACGTTAGCAGTGTGTCTCCGTCAGTTTTATTTGAGCCTCTCTGCTCCAGACCAGTGATGCAGCTGTCCGTCACCACATGTATGGACTTTTTCCCTgacctcagcagtccacatgtcgaagtatccttggACAAGAAACTGAACCCCAAAAGACCTGccctgatgctgcgccatcagtgtgtgaattcatacgtaggtcgctttggataaaagcgccTGCACATGACTGACTGTTTCCATCACTGATGAACATTTTAACTTCACCAAGCTGCTGTGTGACACCGGCTGAATGCAGCGGTCCATCAGGTCTATAATGAAACACACGTGTGGACGTCAGACAGCTGAGGCGTGTCTGTTCTGACACCAGTCTGACCTGAGTTTGGGTTTGGGCGTGCTGAGGATGCTGTCATTGTCATCCAGTTCTGGGCCGCTGTCACTCGGGTTGTAAACCTCCAGACTGTCGTACAGGAGGTCCAGGTCCTCCTCGGCCTCCTGACACTGACCCACCGGATCTGAGTCCAGAACCTACAGACAGAAGCTAAGTGTCAGGTGGACGGACAGCTTCTACAACAATCAATAACGGTGATGAAGGTCAATGTGAACACTGATTATAGCACTATGAGACCTCCAGGACTTTACATTAGCTGATGGTTAGTATTATCATAATTCTTATCATTAAAGGCTTTCTTTCCCAGCAGGGGCCCAGCACGAGTCAATTGTAGCAACCATTTCATTTAAAAGTTTGAACTGATCAGGAATATCAGCAGTGTCCCTCAtgtcctctgcttctgtctcttgCTGATCACCAAACCATCAGCCACCTTCTTCAGTTTGATCAGTTCATTCAAACACTTTCCAAACTGACCACGTGTTCTGGATCCCAGTCCCAGAAACCTCGCAGGAGACCAGTTCACCTCCACATCATCATGACCCCTCAGCTCTGTATGTCCCCACtgaacttcctgcactgacTGAGTTAACTAATGACCTATCAATGGACTCGTTACTTGATTTGAGTGCCTGCGTTGACACTGTGGACCATGACATCATTACTGGTCTCAAggctatatatatatgtttatatatatatacacacacacacacacacacacacacacacacacacacacacacacacacacacacacatatctataGTACAGTAATATAAAAATCGAGATGCTGTGTCATCATCAGGTCATCCTTACAGGTTGCAGGCAAAAGACGACACAGTGTTGAGTACAAACCTCGTCGGTGACTTTGAATCTTTTCAGAAGAGCCACAAACTTCTGTTTGAAGTTCGGTTGCTGAacgacagaaaacagacaaacagacgaAAAGTGAGACACAGTCAGAAGATCTGTGGAGTTTCTCCTGATCAAACTGTGAGCGGCATAATATCCTACATGTTGCATTGTTTCTTTGACACACCACCTGAAAGCTGCTGTACGTGATGAGTGGAAAACCGTCTCATCAACATCtacaaacacatcagtcacaTGACTGATGCTCTGTGGCCGGATGTGAATCACCAACACAGTCTGACAGGTGTGTTCCTGGAAATcagcagctctgattggttcagtgttcagtttgATGTGACACAGACCAGATGAAAAGAGCTAGTTTAGCCACATTAACAGAGCTCTTTGGTTtgcagtgaaatattttgtggCAGACAatcatggtcctcagaggatgaatcctacaaACTGGATGATCCATCACTTCAGCTCAGAATATGTACATGTGTACTTTGAGATGAATACTAACATAGCATGCTAATATGTTGCTTGTATGCTAATCCAAATATTACTAGGCAAATTGTAGCATGTAAACATGCTAATATGGATATGCTAACATATCAATAAGTAAATATCAAATGCAACATTCAAATGTTATCAGGTTAACATGTGCACTTTGAGCTGAGTGGAACGTTAGCACACTAGCATGATAATCAACTATACGTAACTCAAAGTCCAGCAGAATCACATTTACCAACAATAATTTGCTTCATATCAGTTTTAAACATTAGCACATTACCAGGCTAACTGGACACAGGTGAAAATGGCGCTAATATTTCTAAAACTCTGTATGCTAACATACTGACATGCTAACTGAAGGGATTTTGGACTGATGAAAGCTGAGCCTAGCTTttagctgaatgctaatgtcagagCCATCATTACTGTCCACCTGTGCTgtgagacaggtgtgtcagcTGAACAGGTACGCTGAACTGTTAATCACCTGAGGCGGGACTGCGTCGTCACTTCCTTCCTGTTCGGAGGAGAAGCTGTCATCATCGTCCTCCCAGTAATTCTCCATATCAGGAGAGCGATCTgttccacaaacacacagagtctcATCAACAAACTGCATCTTCAGGACAAACTGaaacactcattcattcattcactcattcattcattcattcattcattcattcactcattcattcagtgtgcTGGTCATTTCTAACGTCTGTCTGCGTCTCTTTGAGGACATTTTGGGATGTCTgtcagtgacattttgcagctcaggtgctgctgctggttgacAAACACTGGACATGCAGAGAGGACATCTCCTCCCTTCATAGGACAGCGTGCTGAAGGACAGACAGCTTGTTTCTGAAAGATGTCACTGTCAGGGAGCTTGTGTGCACTTCCGACCAATCAGGAGCCGGTATGCAATGAGCACCTGATGCTTTCAGACAGAGCAAAGGTCAGCTTCCTACCTGAGGCCTTGGTCTTGTTACCATGGTGACCACTTGTGTCCTCGTGTTCGATTGGCTGGCTGGAGAGACAATGGACGCTCAGCTCCGCCGCACGAACAGGAGCATCCTTCAGGTTGCTATGGAGACCAAGGACGTGGGCTCCGTCTGTCGGATGCTGCATCACCTGggacaagacacacacacacgcagccgcccacacaccaacacagaggaggaaataaagtaaaatagttcttttaaaaaacaaaataataaaaataagaagagTTTATACTGTTtgactgttgtgtgtgtgcatgtgtgtgtagtgtgtgtgtgcatgtgcatgtgtgtgtgcctgtgtgttgtgtgtgtagattTTTTGCATTGTAATGCacatgttgacctgatggtggcagTAGATGAAGACAGAGGCTCAGTTCAGCTCTTacagttcatcctctggggaacaggAACGTctgaacatgaatgtctgaacatgAACGTCTGAAAGTGAGTGTCTGGACCGGTTAACGGTGCCGCGCCGCTTCCTGTCATACCTCGGCCATGTTGATGACTCCCACTGCGAGGGTCTTATAGCCCAGGATGGTTCGGTTCTTgtacctcttcctcctctgcagcatcacatgcAGATGGTTCACGTCTCGCTTCAGGAAGTGAGGATACTGAAAGACAGAGTCATTAACATGAGTggaattcatcctctgaggagcaGGAGATGATCAGCTGaactggaggaagaagagtctGATGAGTTTCATTGGTTATTATGAAGGTGCGATAAGAAACAATGAAGGACCTGCAGGGAGAAGGTGAGCTCCAGCTCTGTCTCCATCAGGCCGTCTGGAGGAAGGAGGTACTCATTAGACCTTAAAATCCGCTTCGAGCCCTGAGAGACGGACGTGAAGACACAAACAATGTTCAGGACAAACCATCCAGACGGGTCATTTGTTTTGAATCGTGTCCTCTTTGTCTGACTTCTGTTAACACACTCATAGATCTGGACAACGGCTCCCATAATGCTTTGAGGGATGTGAACACGAATTATACTGTGGCCATGAACTCAGTGACTGATGTCTGTTTTATTCTAGATTCGTCTTCATCCAGTCAAAGTGTCTCATCAACTGTCCACTGAATCAGCTGTTAGCagcatgaacacagacagacacaaactgaaTTCAGGTGTTCTTACCTGGATCTTCACAGCGATGACAATGGAGCTCAGCTCTCTGTCCAGCTCCTTCAAAACCATCAGCCTCTTCAGAGTCAGACTGCACAGCCTggggacagagatggagacagagacagagtcctTCACCAgcatattcacacacattcaactgAACCACAAACATAAATGCTGCGCAGCAAAGGTCTCGACCATCAGGACATGACAGTGAGACACACGTCAACCCTGGATCATGTTTCAGTATCTGTTCATCCAACTCTTCTGCTCCAcgtcacagctgcagagcagacgAGGCTCCATGATTGCTGCAATCACACAAAGAGCCAGATTTGAAGTCGCCATAAGTCTCTTCCATCTGCATGTCTGTCCTTGGGGGACCATTGATTGGTGATCCAGCCATGGGActcgtcctctggggaccatgaatgtcctCATAGATGTCATTATTTCACCGAATAACTGAAAAACTGCTGGTGGCATCACATGAAGAGTCGttaggatttatcctctggaGACGAAGAACATCTGGACCAGTCCGGACTGAGATCAGATTTCAGCTAAAACTCAATAAAAGGATCTGATTGGTCGCTTTGTCTTCAGTCCAGAATCCAGCAGGAGCAGGATGAAGAGTCTTAACGCCAGTGAGTCCAGCAGGAGTGGTAAGTCTGGGACTGTTGATCTGTCCCTCCTGGGATCTCATTACTGGAGGATCATGCAGGGACTCGTCCTCCTCGGCTTCCTGTCAACACCAGCTGAGAGGAGCTAATACCTGCTAACACCTGCTGCTCACCTGCCCTGTGATCCCACCTGATTTTCAGCAGCACGCAGAGAGAGAACACACCTCACTGTTCGCCTGAATGATTTAAACTGGTCTTCACTGGAACCAGTCACTCAAACTGGGATGTCATTCTGGAaacatttcaccattttcttCTTAAACTGACTTTAATATTATGACTTTTCttcaaaacattttagaaagagTTTCagcatttattctgaaaatcatcattttcagaGGAAAACTTGCTGTGAGCTTcagggaaaatgaaaacatttgatgaacgattcatcctcttttcaaattATGTGTTTACAAGTCCTTTTTAAAGCTTAAgtcttcagcaggaaccaatgagcAGGAAGTACTGAGAGACTCGTAGCTCGTTGTGGTTTTCATGTCACTCTGGTCCAGAACAGATGTGGCCCTAAACGGATCCATGAGGAACGCCAACACACAGCTAACAGTGACGGCgttgacattgtgtgtgtgtgtgtgtgtgtgtgtgtgtgtgtgtgtgtgtgtgtgtgtgtgtgtctttgcggTGAACACCAACAGGTTTCCTGAGTCAACACGAGCGTTTGAGAGGATTAAGTCTAATTGGTCGAGCTTGTTAACCCCACCtggtcacactgctgctgatctgCCCGGaaacagacaggtggagaaaaGGAATCATCACCTGTTTCAttattccatttgtttttatctttgttttgattggctgctgtaaagtgatgtcatcagtgatgTCATGAGTCCACagttgtctctgtgtctctgacccCGTGTGATCTGTCTCTGATCTTAAGTCCATTATGGTGCTGGTGATCCAGGGTCAGTGGAGTCAGATCAAAGTCTTCCAGCTCTCTGAGCATTCTGGGACATGTAGTTCTGTGTGtgataaacagagagaagctgctttacagtttgaccttttcaggacaaacaggaagctgacgGACGTGAACgaagcagagcagcttcagcttcctgtctgtcagcttcCTATCTGTCAGCTCAGGTCAGACTGACAGGAGGTCACAGCTGATCCAGTTCAAAGATGAGAGTGACTTCACCAAGTCCAGGATCCAGACTGAAGGTACAGTCCACTTTAATACACGTCACTATGTTCTTTGATTCATcatctgcacactgaaacaccTTTACCGTCACGTCCTGGAGACACAGCTGACAAGCCCCTACTGTCCAAAGACCCCAAAGCCAGAGAGTCACAGGGACCATCAGACGTCTGTCCAACACTGGACACTTTCTGTATCACAAGGACACAAAGACTCATTTCCAGCAGTGAAACAATCAGAAACATTTGTCACTGATGAAAACagtagaaacagaaaatgtgacgATTAGTTTGACAAACCAGATTCAGTGACCATTACATGACCATCACATGACCTCACAGCCAAACCCAGCTGAAGACACGGAGGTGAATCTAAAGGAAAAGAGCCTTTTTGTAGAACATGTTTGAGTCAATCAGACTCACGATATAATGGGACGTACGTTCAGAGTGTGCATTTTTCAACGttacagcgccaccatcaggctgGTCATTTGACCATTGTTGTCCATCACTGGGCCAAGTTTCATCTCccttcacctgttcacctgttcacctgttcacctgttccCGTCCTCACCTGTTCCCCTCCTCAGTCTTGAGTATTGTGTGAGTCATCGGCTGTAAAAACCATCCAGCTgatctgtgtgcagctgtgttcagAGAAGCAGAGCAGAACGTTCATATGAGTTGACCTTAGACCTGAGCTGCTCTGACCTTTGTGGGCTCGGCCAATCACTGCTGACCGCTGCTGGAGCTGAAGTTCATGGACAAGAAAATATTGACTTGAATTTCTagagctggaaaacaacaaactgacTTCAGATCAGACTGGAAGACGCCTCCTGCCCTCGTCGCAGTTTGACAGAAGGACCCAACACCGCCTGAATGCCACAGACCGCTACAGACTGCTATAGACCACCACAGACCGCCACAGACCACCACAGGCTACCACAGACCACTGCTGCCCAAACAGACCAACCTCAGCATGATTCTATGAAACTTGCAGAAAGTTTCTGGGAACATTTCCTCTTTAACTGCAGCGGTTATGAGGACAATTAAAGTGTGTATTAATACAGTTAGGATTGATTCATTGACGATTTAgtttttattaaacaaagtccatctgctgatgaaggccaTGAGAAGCAGCTGAGAGATCCAGAGGAactcttgtgttttattttgaaagtcaaaAATGAACCTTTAACGTCAGCCTGTCTTTAATGTGTGATCAGAAATCAATAAATATAATCAATAAATACTGTGTTCCTCACAGCCTCTAATGATTCTGCTTAACATAAACCTGCTAACAGGTTACACACAGCATGTGATCAATGATCAATAAAGATccttttgagtcattttcatttgcatacTAATCAATACGACATCATTCAGTTTCCCTCCAGAGCAGCAAACACGTGACTCCTGTTACCTGGTTGGTCGTTTTTATGTCGTTGGTGATTTTATTGGTCAGTTAGAGCCACAGCTATAAACCACCACCACGACCACCAATAACAATGATGACACTACtactcacacatacactcacacacacacacacacacacacacacacacacacacacgtttccgTTATGGAGCTCCATGAACGCAGCGGGCAGCAGCTTCATCCTCTGGCGGGTTCAGGCGCTCCTCTCCGGGCGAACGTTAATCCTCTTACCTGGGGACGCAGCTCGGAGAGGACCGGTCGATCTCCCAGGTCGCAAACAGGTTCATCGGCACCGGGACGCGGCCATCAGTCTCTCTGGCAGTCCCGGACCCGGCGGAGGGGTCCGGGTCCGGAGGGAAGGCGCTCCCCCGggctcctcctctgtctgcggCCACCGCCATCGTCGCCTCGGTCGCAGGTCGCTGTGAAGCCGGCTGATGATCCTCCAGTCCGGCTGGAGGAGAGCGGGGCGGGGCTGAGGGCTGAGATGAGGAGGAACAGCGGAGAGGAGCACTGATCCAGAAtcagtcacagcacagaggagcacTGATGGAGACCAGATCCGTCAGCTGGACTACAAAATACTCCATTTTCTCAATTACTGTAGGCTACTGCAGTACTCCTGTAGGTCAGAGGTACTTGTACTCTGCTTTGTCCttatagacagacagacagacagacagacagacagacagacagacagacagacagacagagacagtgaaaaCTAATTTCTATCGatttcaaaatcaaaacaaagttTAAGATTTGTTCAATATGTCATCAACAGTCTCATttgaaaataccaaaacaatgagaaaaaacatccttatacatcaatcaatcaatcaatcaatcaatcaatcaatcaatcaatcaatcaatcaatcataaACATATActgtgcaggagctgctgctgatgacatcattggAAGTGATCATTAACAGATGACGATCAataatttcttgttttctgaACTGTCTTCTGTCTCGAGTCTCTCTGAGACGGATTTTAATCTCAGAGACCAACAACATCAGAATAATCTCAGATTTTAATTCCAAACTGAATTAAATGCATCATGTGACCGTCGGGcctctgctgccatcttgtggtcAAACTACTGAACTGCAGCCCTTCGTCCAGTAGCCAGATGTCCTCTGATGTTTAAAGCCACATCTGGACATTATGCTGAGTCTTATTTGACTAGTGTCGTTCCTCCTTTTCATCTCCCCCTCACTTCCGGTTCCTTCACGTCCTgttccttcatttcctctcactctctgctgtccacttcagaataaaatacattaaacacactaacacactgtgTTACTGAACCTCAGAGCGACTGTACAGATATGAGACCTGCATCAGTGTAAACGTCTGTCCAAACATACGTCCCAAAGTTCAAACTGGTCAAAGCTCAAATCAGCAGAAGAACATGGAGACATGAAGTTTGGGACAGACCAGCAGGTCCAGACCCTTCAGTCTGTACAACAGtcagctgacaaacacacatttgattcCTTAAAGAAGGTGAAGAAGCAGAAACCTAATCCAGTCTTTCTTAGTAACActaatttaatgttttgttgGCTTTCTCAGAGTGAggctgtcctcactc
Coding sequences within it:
- the LOC139347945 gene encoding phosphofurin acidic cluster sorting protein 1 isoform X2 translates to MAVAADRGGARGSAFPPDPDPSAGSGTARETDGRVPVPMNLFATWEIDRSSPSCVPRLCSLTLKRLMVLKELDRELSSIVIAVKIQGSKRILRSNEYLLPPDGLMETELELTFSLQYPHFLKRDVNHLHVMLQRRKRYKNRTILGYKTLAVGVINMAEVMQHPTDGAHVLGLHSNLKDAPVRAAELSVHCLSSQPIEHEDTSGHHGNKTKASDRSPDMENYWEDDDDSFSSEQEGSDDAVPPQQPNFKQKFVALLKRFKVTDEVLDSDPVGQCQEAEEDLDLLYDSLEVYNPSDSGPELDDNDSILSTPKPKLRPFFEGVSQSSSQTEIGSLNSQKSRQKEQAAVAAELQSPPAQRPQLPEESRGEEFEDDVAMGTDTGPAAKLSKTESQTHMSPSKTGSQLSRHPWSISMKDRQNSRGTDRTSSVDSETSSDYRIPPPQVARKSVLDQLNHILFSDDLIPDSIILINTADWQGQYLSELLFDQPIVCTVSTADVQAAFSAIISRIQRFCNCNSQTPPTVKVAVGGDQSYLSTILCCFVEQLASKTPDWLNYVRFLILPVGPHPLAKFLAALDSKFNNLFMDASWRELFGRLEPPPLDPVGVAGRVSQYLSGAAVSHLCPISEAMLTCKHKSPDDDSCQKFVPFIGLVKVGIVEQNFLSTSVDSDDIILGSPPSQSGAPISITSTPPPSPSASCPGEVMGLQVDYWSSQGGGGGGGGGGERRKEVGMKNTLKSNFRSLQVSRISGGELMSMTVVTKEKNKKVMFLSKKMKEKEAESRSQLIEGISRLICTSKHQHTLRVSIDGFEWNDVKFFQLAAQWPTHVKHFPVGIFGYNKP
- the LOC139347945 gene encoding phosphofurin acidic cluster sorting protein 1 isoform X3, which translates into the protein MQHPTDGAHVLGLHSNLKDAPVRAAELSVHCLSSQPIEHEDTSGHHGNKTKASDRSPDMENYWEDDDDSFSSEQEGSDDAVPPQQPNFKQKFVALLKRFKVTDEVLDSDPVGQCQEAEEDLDLLYDSLEVYNPSDSGPELDDNDSILSTPKPKLRPFFEGVSQSSSQTEIGSLNSQKSRQKEQAAVAAELQSPPAQRPQLPEESRGEVSGPGEFEDDVAMGTDTGPAAKLSKTESQTHMSPSKTGSQLSRHPWSISMKDRQNSRGTDRTSSVDSETSSDYRIPPPQVARKSVLDQLNHILFSDDLIPDSIILINTADWQGQYLSELLFDQPIVCTVSTADVQAAFSAIISRIQRFCNCNSQTPPTVKVAVGGDQSYLSTILCCFVEQLASKTPDWLNYVRFLILPVGPHPLAKFLAALDSKFNNLFMDASWRELFGRLEPPPLDPVGVAGRVSQYLSGAAVSHLCPISEAMLTCKHKSPDDDSCQKFVPFIGLVKVGIVEQNFLSTSVDSDDIILGSPPSQSGAPISITSTPPPSPSASCPGEVMGLQVDYWSSQGGGGGGGGGGERRKEVGMKNTLKSNFRSLQVSRISGGELMSMTVVTKEKNKKVMFLSKKMKEKEAESRSQLIEGISRLICTSKHQHTLRVSIDGFEWNDVKFFQLAAQWPTHVKHFPVGIFGYNKP
- the LOC139347945 gene encoding phosphofurin acidic cluster sorting protein 1 isoform X1 → MAVAADRGGARGSAFPPDPDPSAGSGTARETDGRVPVPMNLFATWEIDRSSPSCVPRLCSLTLKRLMVLKELDRELSSIVIAVKIQGSKRILRSNEYLLPPDGLMETELELTFSLQYPHFLKRDVNHLHVMLQRRKRYKNRTILGYKTLAVGVINMAEVMQHPTDGAHVLGLHSNLKDAPVRAAELSVHCLSSQPIEHEDTSGHHGNKTKASDRSPDMENYWEDDDDSFSSEQEGSDDAVPPQQPNFKQKFVALLKRFKVTDEVLDSDPVGQCQEAEEDLDLLYDSLEVYNPSDSGPELDDNDSILSTPKPKLRPFFEGVSQSSSQTEIGSLNSQKSRQKEQAAVAAELQSPPAQRPQLPEESRGEVSGPGEFEDDVAMGTDTGPAAKLSKTESQTHMSPSKTGSQLSRHPWSISMKDRQNSRGTDRTSSVDSETSSDYRIPPPQVARKSVLDQLNHILFSDDLIPDSIILINTADWQGQYLSELLFDQPIVCTVSTADVQAAFSAIISRIQRFCNCNSQTPPTVKVAVGGDQSYLSTILCCFVEQLASKTPDWLNYVRFLILPVGPHPLAKFLAALDSKFNNLFMDASWRELFGRLEPPPLDPVGVAGRVSQYLSGAAVSHLCPISEAMLTCKHKSPDDDSCQKFVPFIGLVKVGIVEQNFLSTSVDSDDIILGSPPSQSGAPISITSTPPPSPSASCPGEVMGLQVDYWSSQGGGGGGGGGGERRKEVGMKNTLKSNFRSLQVSRISGGELMSMTVVTKEKNKKVMFLSKKMKEKEAESRSQLIEGISRLICTSKHQHTLRVSIDGFEWNDVKFFQLAAQWPTHVKHFPVGIFGYNKP